AATAAATGAATTGAATTTCAGTTTCAAATTTGATATGTTTAAGTAATAAATAGGTATTGAGATAGTTTAATTCATTAACTTAAGAAGCTTGAGCTCCAAACATTCAATTAAAACTATTCCATTAGAACAATTAGCGGTAAGATTTCGTGGAGAAAAAGTATTTACCGAtacaatataaaacaaaaacaaagaagaaaaaagtaacATCGTTTACACACCTATGTATATTTAAGATGGATAGGGAATTTTTCAAGTGTCAATTTTAATGTAGAGAATTACAGTATTAACagattaaaagttattaaaatatattatctaatcACTTTTATTactgtaatttatattttaataattgagaTTTCATAAGCCGAAAATTTCACAACCGACATTACAAAGCTGCAGAAAAAACCGCCACTTCGGCTGACACTGGCTTACATTAATTATACTAAATTATTAGTTGACACATAGAAAATGCAAAAGGATGTTATCCAAAACAGTACAGTAAATGAGAAGGATAATTAAACATTTGACGTCTCAATCGCAGTGTGTCATAAAGACTTGGCCGATATCAATTCAACTGTATACTTAATGGAGTGGCCAACCTGTGTTATAaagtcaaaaaacaaaaaattcagaAGAAAGGACAGTTTCTGAATGCTTCtgattttaaaaagaaaggtcCATTAAATAGGGTATTTTCTTTCCTACAACatgacaatatcatgttagtaAGCAATGAGTGAATTCAATcccaaaaaaggaaaaaatatatcatcAGAGCTGTAATGCCAAATTAGGCTGCAACTGAGAACCAGCCTCCACATTGGAACTACTAGGTGAATTTGTAGTTCCAATCCTTCCATTCAAGTCATTAGAAAGTGCAAAAGACTTCTGTTTAGTGGGAACTTCCAAACCCTGCCAAGATGATTTTCCAGCAATTCCTTGAGACCAACTTCGTGGCTCAAACCCAGATTCCCGGGCCAATAAATTACCGGATTCTAATTGACTTGATTTGCTCCCGTACTGTCCCAAAAGAGATGGATTAGTATTTGTCTGCGCAATGCGGCTGCTTATGGGATCCATTTGAGGAGCAACCCCAGCACTCGGTGACCCAGTTAGGTCAGCGAGTCTTACCATCTTCATTTGTGGTGAAAAATTAGAACCTAACCAATCATGTGAACCAAAACCATCAGGGTGCGGCATGGATTCCTGCTGAATCTTCACAGGAGTTATGGACTCAGATCCACCAGCAATGTTGATTGCCGGATTCAATTctttttgataattatttataacCATGTCAACACTTTGCAAGCAGGATCTATTTGCAAGGGGAAGTGATCCAGATGGAGAAGAAAATCTACTTTTACAATCCTCTACTACGGGAGGGTCTGAAGTTCTACCCTCGTCACAAACTGGGAAGTGCTGCTTCTGTGGCTCGTCATCTTCACTTACCCATCCAGGACCAAAGTCATGTCCTGTAGGCAAAACACTGCTGATTTTACTTGAAGCAATCTTCCAAACAACAGGACCAAGATCTGCAGCGAAATGGGCTAGACTTCTTGCATAACTATGCTTCATGTGTATACCTACCTGATTTGTACAAAAAGAGGCGAACGTGAATTTTGTGGCCAAATAAAAACCTTTTGAATTTGACTGAGCATGACATATTGACAAGATAGAGACAATAAAAGACTTTTTAAGTATCATTATTAAGAAAAGAGGAaagagtaaaaaagaaaaagaaacacagAAGTCCGTACAGCAAGAAGTTGTTTGACTTCATCTTCAACTGTGGTCAACAGCGGTCCTTCATTTCCTGAAGTCACTGGTAATTTGTAAGAATCGCGCCTGGTCTCATCAACTGCAAACTGCTTCTTTCCATATCTTAACACAGCTTTTACAACAGAAGCTGCAAACAAAGAcataattaattgaataattcCAATTAAATGATGGATGCATTTGTTTGCCCCTACTTTAATACAGAAGTTATGGAACAATGGGAAAGTGTAGATATAGGCAGTGACCTGGAAATTCATTCTCCCATTCAGACCAACCAGTATACCCTCCACTGTTAAAAGTGTTGTTGTAGGGCCTAGCAATTGAATCTGTAGGCTGAAATTTGCTTGGTCCTTTCCTGAGATTATAACCGTTGGAGCCACTAGCAATATCCCCGCCAGAAGCAAGAGTTGCATCAGAAGAAGATTCAGGTCCAACGCGCTCAGCAGGAGGCATACCTAGTGACTTTCTTGAGGGCTTGCCTGGTGGCCTTCCTCTCTGCACAACTTTGGGCTGCGGTTCACTATCATCACTATCTTGTCTAAGATTCTCAAAGTCCTTCCTTGCGATATCTTGCATGGCTCGGGcctaagaaaaagtaaaatatttaccTTTAACAGACACTAAACAAATACTACAAAGGGGTGGAAACAACTTAGTTTTGGTTAAAAATATCACCAAACCTGTCGATGGTAAATGGTATCTGATGAATTATATTGCATTGCATTAGAGCAAATCAAGAACACATCTTTCTGCAAGAATGAAGCAACAGTATTTCAAAATTGTATCAGACTAACAAGAAATATTCTTCTCAATGATCAAAATAGTACATGGAACCCAAACCTATCCACTCAATAACCCACCCAAACTAACACAACAGTGAGTTGCATAATTAGTGAAGATATGCTACAATTGACCAGAAATTTAAAGTTTACCCAAATCAGACACATCAGTGAATATAAAACAGGGCAGCATGTCAAGAAACAGTCATCGGTCATATGAATGCATGGGTTTAATAGATAACAAGCAACCACAGACCAAGAATTACATACTGCAGTGCACATGACATATCAGGAATAATCGTCCTTAATAAAACTTGAGCATGCCAACGATGTAACAAAGTATCAGTGTCATATGTTGGTTTCCCACAAGAAACTTTTTTAAATCTTACATTCAGCACTAGTTTCAAAAGCTCTTAATAGTTACATTAAGCTTCTACATAACGGTCTAGAAAGTATCAACCATAATTAAGAAGAATTAGTCTATAGTTACATTCCAGGTGTCCTGTCATggtaatcaaatatataaataaataagtaatgaTTTTTGGAAAGAACAACAAAAAAGGAGA
This Vigna angularis cultivar LongXiaoDou No.4 chromosome 4, ASM1680809v1, whole genome shotgun sequence DNA region includes the following protein-coding sequences:
- the LOC108341299 gene encoding uncharacterized protein LOC108341299; its protein translation is MGEVSETMTKKKKKGRPSLLDLQKRSLKKEQQQNHHHNHRQNNPNSTNSHSKNTNVATHDDDDDERKEKKHKLLVGLNSHLHNPTLFPNSQPFNSDPKRRKIDPLHNHQTDGKVPKATDSKHGSQGESGPTTPLPDKKLLLFILDRLQKKDTHGVFSEPVDPEELPDYHDIIKHPMDFGTVRKKLDGGLYTDLEQFEKDVFLICSNAMQYNSSDTIYHRQARAMQDIARKDFENLRQDSDDSEPQPKVVQRGRPPGKPSRKSLGMPPAERVGPESSSDATLASGGDIASGSNGYNLRKGPSKFQPTDSIARPYNNTFNSGGYTGWSEWENEFPASVVKAVLRYGKKQFAVDETRRDSYKLPVTSGNEGPLLTTVEDEVKQLLAVGIHMKHSYARSLAHFAADLGPVVWKIASSKISSVLPTGHDFGPGWVSEDDEPQKQHFPVCDEGRTSDPPVVEDCKSRFSSPSGSLPLANRSCLQSVDMVINNYQKELNPAINIAGGSESITPVKIQQESMPHPDGFGSHDWLGSNFSPQMKMVRLADLTGSPSAGVAPQMDPISSRIAQTNTNPSLLGQYGSKSSQLESGNLLARESGFEPRSWSQGIAGKSSWQGLEVPTKQKSFALSNDLNGRIGTTNSPSSSNVEAGSQLQPNLALQL